A genomic segment from Ovis aries strain OAR_USU_Benz2616 breed Rambouillet chromosome 26, ARS-UI_Ramb_v3.0, whole genome shotgun sequence encodes:
- the IDO1 gene encoding indoleamine 2,3-dioxygenase 1 (The RefSeq protein has 1 substitution compared to this genomic sequence), which yields MAADKSSPMEKSWTIFKEYHIDEDVGFALPLPLEELPHPYDAWISIARNLPELINNNQLRVEVEKLAKLSIDGLRGHKAQRLAHLVLGYITMAYVWGRGDEDIRKVLPSNIAVPYCQLSEKLGLPPILLYADCVLANWKKKDPNGPMTYENMDILFSFPGGDCGKGFFLVSLLVEIAAASAIKVIPNIFDAVQREDTDTLQKALLDISSSLRKAKKAFSQIHEYVDPNLFFSVLRIYLSGWKGNPLLSEGLLYEGVWDTPKKFAGGSAAQSSIFQCFDVLLGIQHTVGGVPSDFAAEFLQEMRTYMPPAHQSFLLSLKAKPSVREFVLSKGNATLQKTYNECVEAMVSLRNYHLGIVAKYIMIPASRQSKVERSSEEASESESKGTGGTNIMDFLKTVRVKTVSCLLKED from the exons ATGGCAGCTGACAAGTCATCTCCTATGGAAAAGTCATGGACCATCTTTAAGGAATACCATATAGATGAAGATGTGGGCTTTGCTCTGCCACTTCCACTG gaGGAGCTCCCTCATCCTTATGATGCCTGGATCTCTATTGCTAGAAATCTGCCTGAACTGATCAACAACAACCAACTACGTGTGGAAGTTGAGAAG TTAGCAAAGCTCAGCATTGATGGCCTCCGAGGCCACAAGGCACAGCGCCTGGCACACTTGGTTCTGGGATACATCACCATGGCGTATGTGTGGGGTCGAGGCGATGAAGACATCCGCAAG GTCTTGCCAAGCAATATCGCTGTTCCTTACTGCCAGCTGTCTGAGAAGCTGGGACTGCCTCCTATTCTGCTTTATGCGGATTGTGTCTTggcaaactggaagaaaaaagatcCCAATGG GCCCATGACTTATGA GAACATGGACATTCTGTTCTCATTTCCTGGTGGGGACTGCGGCAAAGGCttctttctggtttctctgtTGGTGGAAATAGCAGCTGCCTCTGCAATCAAA gtgatcCCCAATATATTTGATGCAGTACAACGTGAAGACACAGATACTTTGCAGAAGGCACTGCTTGACATATCTTCCAGCCTGCGCAAAGCCAAGAAAgcattttctcaaattcatg aatatgtGGACCCAAACCTATTTTTCAGTGTTCTTCGAATATACTTGTCTGG TTGGAAAGGCAACCCCTTGCTGTCAGAGGGTCTGCTGTATGAAGGCGTCTGGGACACCCCAAAGAAGTTTGCTGGAGGCAGTGCAGCCCAAAGCAGCATCTTTCAGTGCTTTGATGTTCTCCTGGGCATTCAGCACACTGTTGGTGGAG TCCCTTCAGACTTTGCTGCTGAATTTCTCCAGGAGATGAGAACATACATGCCACCAGCTCACCAGAGCTTTCTCCTCTCATTAAAGGCAAAGCCCTCGGTCCGTGAGTTTGTTCTTTCAAAAGGCAATGCTACCCTGCAGAAAACTTACAATGAGTGCGTGGAAGCTATGGTCTCCTTGAGAAACTACCATTTGGGAATAGTAACTAAATACATCATGATTCCTGCAAGCCGGCAATCCAAGGTGGAAAGAAGCTCGGAAGAAGCTTCAGAGTCAGAAAGTAAAGGAACTGGAGGCACCAATATCATGGACTTTCTGAAGACTGTAAGAGTTAAAACTGTGAGCTGCCTGTTGAAGGAAGATTAA